One genomic window of Luteitalea pratensis includes the following:
- a CDS encoding 6-hydroxymethylpterin diphosphokinase MptE-like protein has translation MRYRRREAAEAHVSGKTLLAGNLAAVPRLAWLEGVVESTLIRLIAADDSSVLQVRTSRDQWVALHGRHDPLRDARRLIETARVPTHDAIVVLVGAAGGHVAEVLLEELHARHVLILEPHALSARTMLARRDWRPALDAGRLTLLVGPAYAGASDAWAGLDGVDDSRVRVIEDAVLAREHEPLVARARDVLERVRFDAAANRKAREDLGACYALQTLTNLPAVLQSPSLQTLAGRATGWPAVIVAAGPSLWRNLEGSGAWRDRVVVIAVDTTVRMALAHGLEPDYIVAVDPTNTNGRHLRGLGALARSWLVAEASIAPAALDVCGERRTFFRVADNIPWPWLVRHGLDLPRLAVWGSVLTAAYSLARHLSCASISLLGADLAFTDGQPYSRGVVFEREWARQRLEGVPLRQAWARQRRKRPVVEVPDVSGGRVLSAPHLLAFRDWLAEQSASDGIAVRNATGRGALIGPGITQINTSELATLPAPSVRFDPAPTGVGDASGQLAARLRTALAHDSRERDGLEAALARVASAEETTATLTNMATRLGATSRRAQVALPEAPLLSAAYPWLDERLVQWCAARAGRTPSWLQPTVGEADAEQRLQQADTLMAWLSRHGTLTDTSSTQTQALPLALPREVRLLIELPWRPDAEAAVLGLQALAAGEARARASLPGRWRTDGRATVVASSGALGPGAHRRQERAARLAAMALRTQLAICRAAERPDPALHVCAAVIDGCVPNASDEAFVVHARMAFPGAQLSVAGTIASTTLLSALEGALMRADATPPQPLTFRWTDGPALHAQVAIRPRRRASTTASLDCRMPCAWLRPRWLTDHGLPPSHAASPSSDGRYAVLTPRGARASVLVDSAGLSTPLREWPVALVAELQGPHWHVALSQEHDGHVCARATNDPTTVIGASITGVPYTAAWADDHRVLVTTSTGLWEWRPGTPARLVVDVPPAAIVDVTRDSVRLDPIPVLDGRHEPRRLSEGWRIDLVDSTVTRQALDAAGQAWGRTQRGDVIAIAHPESNLIRLDADNTSCWLAWHRPRGVVWLDEHLLIWGADGRIALVRDAWSTVTSALTGASPALQLAMHEGRES, from the coding sequence GTGCGCTATCGACGACGCGAAGCGGCGGAGGCGCACGTGAGTGGCAAGACGCTGCTCGCCGGCAATCTCGCCGCCGTGCCCCGACTGGCATGGCTGGAGGGCGTGGTCGAGTCGACATTGATCCGCCTGATCGCCGCCGACGACAGCTCCGTGCTGCAGGTGCGCACGAGCCGCGATCAGTGGGTGGCGCTGCATGGACGGCACGACCCGCTGCGTGACGCGAGGCGACTGATCGAGACCGCGAGGGTGCCGACGCACGACGCAATCGTGGTGCTGGTGGGCGCAGCAGGCGGACACGTGGCGGAGGTCCTGCTCGAGGAGCTGCACGCCAGGCATGTGTTGATTCTCGAGCCGCACGCGCTGTCGGCCCGCACCATGCTGGCGCGGCGCGACTGGCGGCCGGCACTTGACGCCGGACGTCTCACCCTATTGGTGGGTCCTGCCTACGCTGGTGCGTCCGACGCGTGGGCCGGGCTGGACGGCGTGGACGATTCCCGAGTCCGCGTCATCGAGGACGCGGTCCTTGCCCGGGAGCACGAACCGCTGGTGGCGCGCGCGCGCGACGTGCTCGAGCGGGTCCGTTTCGACGCCGCTGCCAACCGGAAGGCGCGCGAGGATCTGGGGGCATGCTATGCCCTGCAGACCCTGACGAACCTTCCCGCCGTACTGCAGTCGCCCTCGCTGCAGACGCTGGCCGGTCGCGCGACCGGCTGGCCGGCCGTGATCGTGGCCGCGGGTCCGAGTCTGTGGCGCAATCTCGAGGGCAGCGGTGCGTGGCGCGATCGCGTGGTGGTGATCGCCGTCGACACCACCGTCCGTATGGCGCTCGCCCACGGCCTCGAGCCCGACTACATCGTCGCCGTAGACCCGACGAACACGAACGGCCGTCACCTGCGCGGCCTCGGTGCGCTCGCGCGGAGCTGGCTCGTCGCCGAGGCGAGCATCGCGCCGGCAGCACTCGACGTGTGCGGCGAGCGGCGCACGTTCTTCCGGGTCGCCGACAACATCCCCTGGCCGTGGCTCGTTCGGCACGGACTCGACCTTCCACGGCTGGCCGTCTGGGGTTCGGTACTCACCGCCGCGTACTCGCTGGCGCGGCACCTGTCGTGTGCGTCGATTTCGCTGCTCGGCGCAGACCTCGCGTTCACCGACGGGCAGCCCTACAGCCGCGGCGTGGTGTTCGAGCGGGAATGGGCACGCCAGCGGCTCGAAGGAGTCCCCCTCCGCCAGGCCTGGGCTCGGCAGCGACGCAAACGCCCCGTCGTCGAGGTGCCAGACGTCTCTGGTGGTCGCGTGCTCTCGGCTCCGCACCTGCTCGCCTTCCGCGACTGGCTGGCCGAACAGAGCGCGAGTGACGGCATCGCCGTCCGCAATGCGACAGGTCGCGGCGCGCTGATCGGGCCAGGCATCACCCAGATCAACACGAGCGAGCTCGCGACACTGCCCGCCCCGTCGGTCCGGTTCGACCCGGCGCCGACGGGCGTTGGCGACGCGTCAGGGCAGCTGGCTGCACGCCTGCGCACCGCCCTTGCGCACGACAGCCGGGAGCGCGACGGACTCGAGGCAGCGCTCGCCAGGGTCGCGAGTGCCGAGGAAACGACGGCTACGCTGACAAACATGGCGACTCGACTGGGCGCCACTTCCCGACGCGCGCAGGTGGCCTTGCCTGAGGCGCCGCTGCTGTCGGCCGCGTATCCGTGGCTCGACGAACGCCTGGTGCAGTGGTGCGCGGCGCGCGCCGGTCGGACCCCGTCATGGCTGCAACCCACCGTCGGTGAGGCCGATGCGGAGCAGCGCCTACAGCAGGCTGACACGCTGATGGCCTGGCTGTCGCGACATGGAACGCTTACGGACACGAGCTCGACACAGACGCAGGCGCTGCCGCTCGCGTTGCCCCGCGAGGTCCGGCTGTTGATCGAACTGCCCTGGCGCCCAGACGCCGAGGCGGCCGTCCTTGGCCTGCAGGCGCTCGCTGCTGGTGAAGCCCGGGCGCGCGCGTCGCTGCCCGGCCGCTGGCGGACAGATGGGCGCGCAACAGTTGTCGCATCGTCTGGAGCCCTGGGTCCAGGCGCGCACCGTCGACAGGAGCGGGCCGCTCGCCTGGCAGCGATGGCACTCCGTACGCAATTGGCCATCTGTCGCGCCGCTGAACGCCCTGATCCGGCGCTGCACGTGTGCGCGGCGGTGATCGACGGGTGTGTGCCCAACGCGAGTGACGAGGCGTTCGTGGTGCATGCGCGCATGGCGTTCCCAGGCGCGCAGTTGTCGGTTGCAGGGACCATTGCCAGCACGACACTGCTCAGCGCACTCGAGGGAGCACTGATGCGTGCCGACGCCACGCCGCCGCAGCCGCTCACCTTCCGATGGACGGACGGCCCTGCGCTGCACGCGCAGGTCGCCATCCGTCCGCGTCGCCGTGCATCGACGACAGCATCGCTCGACTGCCGCATGCCGTGTGCCTGGCTGCGGCCAAGGTGGCTGACCGATCACGGTCTTCCACCCAGTCATGCCGCATCGCCGTCAAGCGACGGACGGTACGCCGTGCTGACGCCGCGTGGCGCCCGCGCCAGTGTGCTTGTCGACTCCGCGGGGCTGTCCACTCCGCTCCGCGAGTGGCCCGTCGCGCTGGTTGCGGAGCTTCAAGGTCCGCACTGGCACGTCGCGCTCAGCCAGGAACACGACGGCCACGTCTGTGCGCGCGCGACCAACGACCCCACGACCGTCATCGGGGCGTCGATCACCGGCGTGCCGTACACGGCTGCCTGGGCTGACGACCATCGCGTTCTCGTGACCACGTCCACCGGCTTGTGGGAATGGAGGCCCGGCACTCCTGCGCGACTGGTCGTCGACGTGCCCCCTGCTGCCATCGTCGACGTCACCCGCGACAGCGTCCGGCTCGATCCGATTCCCGTGCTGGACGGGCGCCACGAACCGCGCCGCCTCAGTGAAGGCTGGCGCATCGACCTGGTCGACAGCACCGTCACGCGTCAGGCGCTCGATGCCGCCGGACAGGCCTGGGGCCGAACGCAGCGTGGTGACGTCATCGCCATCGCGCATCCCGAATCGAACCTGATCAGGTTGGACGCCGACAACACTTCGTGCTGGCTCGCATGGCACCGGCCCCGCGGCGTCGTCTGGCTCGACGAACATCTGCTCATCTGGGGCGCAGACGGGCGAATCGCGTTGGTTCGCGACGCGTGGTCGACCGTGACCTCTGCTCTCACCGGTGCTTCGCCGGCCCTTCAACTGGCGATGCACGAAGGACGGGAGTCATGA
- a CDS encoding glycosyltransferase family 4 protein, with translation MSGAGLEIVFDLTTSVHAGKRSAGMSRVENALAQALADVHTGPLGYVAWDATNGAVVDLPAPDSAAAAARIGDVRQRVLLVTGGGWMSNAPYLHALRRWRDANGAALVAVVHDVLPIIRPHWFPARESGRNSANIATMLALADGILTYSTSTSDDLTDATRRLHLFPVEARRITLGIEMSVTTPTEVPPALARLVDRPFVLFVSTITFRKRHEFLCDVWRVVVQALGARAPRLLLVGRTAPDGAAVADRIRRDPALHDHVVHLDDVDDEALAWCYRHCLFTTYPSLYEGWGLPVSESLAHGKVCVAANTSSLREAAAGVFPLLDPYDHVAWCGLVEQLSRQPEALAAREAAIREHRTLPTWIDAAHSVLAALSTPFAARAPLPPVPCLDDLVVWREGCDLSGEGEVSLTHHARLGVLIDDAMREAGVAISATAAGVTGTLAMAIGGIPAATWDIGPLASRHELHVPPLALVERAVLDIETTFTSAVPGDAATAVTLADVRLRALSDQERTIAVARQRIGWTVGDVLAFGSGQRGLLLLQEGWNTPAHWGVWSEGPAAQLTFAPLPAGGRRLYLRAWGRAFVMPQAPTISVEVLVDDRVMDTWHFRHPHDERPVERIVAFPTTGRPVTVTLRIPDCRSPESLGLGTDTRRLGFGLMCAQLTATKPTPGDRPWRVRDALS, from the coding sequence ATGAGTGGTGCCGGTCTCGAGATCGTGTTCGATCTCACGACCAGCGTCCACGCCGGCAAGCGAAGTGCCGGCATGAGCCGGGTCGAGAACGCGCTCGCACAGGCGTTGGCAGACGTGCACACCGGACCGCTCGGGTACGTGGCGTGGGACGCCACGAATGGCGCGGTCGTCGACCTCCCTGCGCCGGACAGCGCGGCCGCGGCAGCACGAATCGGTGATGTCCGCCAGCGCGTGCTACTGGTCACGGGTGGCGGCTGGATGTCCAACGCGCCGTACCTGCACGCGCTGCGGCGCTGGCGTGACGCAAACGGCGCGGCGCTCGTTGCCGTCGTGCACGACGTGCTGCCGATCATCCGTCCGCACTGGTTCCCGGCACGAGAGTCGGGGCGCAACTCGGCCAACATCGCGACGATGCTGGCGCTCGCCGACGGCATCCTGACGTACTCGACCTCGACGAGCGACGACCTGACCGATGCAACCAGGCGCCTCCACCTCTTCCCGGTCGAGGCGCGGCGCATCACGCTCGGTATCGAGATGTCGGTGACGACGCCGACCGAGGTCCCGCCGGCGCTTGCGCGGCTCGTCGATCGGCCGTTCGTCCTGTTCGTGAGCACCATCACGTTTCGCAAGCGACACGAGTTCCTCTGTGACGTATGGCGGGTAGTGGTGCAGGCGCTGGGCGCACGTGCCCCACGGCTGCTGCTGGTCGGCCGCACTGCCCCCGACGGCGCCGCCGTTGCCGACCGCATCCGCCGCGACCCGGCGTTGCACGACCACGTCGTCCATCTCGATGACGTGGACGATGAGGCGCTGGCGTGGTGCTACCGGCACTGCCTGTTCACGACGTACCCGTCGCTGTACGAGGGCTGGGGCCTGCCCGTGAGCGAGAGCCTGGCGCACGGCAAGGTCTGCGTTGCAGCCAACACGTCGTCGCTACGGGAAGCCGCGGCCGGCGTCTTTCCGCTCCTGGACCCCTACGATCACGTGGCCTGGTGTGGTCTCGTCGAGCAGCTCTCAAGGCAGCCGGAGGCTCTGGCCGCGCGCGAGGCCGCGATACGCGAACATCGGACCCTGCCGACGTGGATTGACGCGGCTCACTCGGTGCTGGCGGCTCTTTCAACTCCGTTTGCTGCCCGCGCTCCTCTCCCCCCAGTGCCATGTCTCGATGACCTTGTCGTCTGGCGCGAGGGCTGTGACCTAAGCGGGGAAGGCGAGGTGAGTCTCACGCATCACGCGCGCCTGGGTGTGCTGATCGACGACGCAATGCGCGAAGCTGGCGTCGCGATCAGCGCGACGGCGGCGGGTGTCACAGGAACGCTCGCAATGGCCATCGGCGGCATACCGGCCGCGACCTGGGATATCGGGCCTTTGGCCAGCCGCCACGAGTTGCACGTGCCCCCGCTTGCACTCGTCGAGCGCGCGGTCCTTGACATCGAAACGACCTTCACGAGCGCCGTACCTGGCGACGCTGCCACAGCCGTTACGCTGGCCGACGTGCGATTGCGCGCGCTGTCGGACCAGGAGCGCACCATCGCCGTCGCGCGGCAGCGGATCGGCTGGACGGTGGGCGACGTCCTCGCCTTCGGTTCAGGACAGCGTGGGCTCCTGTTGCTGCAAGAGGGGTGGAATACACCCGCACACTGGGGCGTCTGGAGCGAAGGGCCGGCCGCTCAACTCACGTTCGCCCCGCTTCCTGCCGGTGGCCGCCGCCTTTACCTGCGGGCGTGGGGACGTGCGTTCGTGATGCCCCAGGCCCCGACGATCAGCGTCGAGGTCCTGGTCGACGATCGGGTCATGGACACGTGGCACTTCCGTCATCCCCACGACGAGCGCCCGGTCGAACGGATCGTGGCCTTCCCCACGACCGGCCGACCCGTGACGGTGACTTTACGCATCCCGGACTGCCGTTCACCAGAGTCACTGGGTCTCGGGACGGACACGCGTCGTCTCGGCTTCGGATTGATGTGCGCGCAGTTGACCGCGACCAAGCCCACGCCCGGCGATCGCCCGTGGCGAGTTCGCGACGCGTTGTCCTGA
- a CDS encoding glycosyltransferase: MGPGLIALFGAGSFGRQGLAALAAAGLRATCVFDNDASRWGSEIDGVPVREPSREAFADIAVVWLTSMYAPAIARQLVDLGIASRVVTSLDQVRAAVVPTQPRPAPSPAPRPRPTPRLTHASGETAVEIVLADRGWILERCARELESRLSYARIVDAPTGRARLTYYVNYSAMPAARGGAGLEAAFFTHVEDDVPAAADRFFEAGRRVDVALCMAARYATRLREAGARDVRLVTPGVDLDRFQPRVRIGVAGRAYHTGRKGEALVAAVMDEPGIEWHFTGSGWPRPGRHVADADLPAFYREMDYILVPARYEGGPMSVLEALASGVEVIAPDVGFVDEYPHIAYERDDPNDLRRVLRELVGRRQGLRQSVAHRTWDAWAADHDRIFGELLASASRLGPPSATVDAAEPATASTPRLRVLLALHAPETIAPTGGPSIRVRQMQQALAGFGIDADVATSECPHVNGYDVVHAFNVWEPESARLQLAHVRAAGVPIVFSPILLDLFEGLWSQRTILPVFRAGHTPDVVERELARLHATPMDDRRALGAALSPAWEAWPATVREITSLADHLLVLSTREIDLLDQFGALTRPCTLVHNGVDLDWRADDGGAAFREHLGIGEYVLCVGRVEPRKNQLLLAHALRETGLDLVLIGDTPKPDYQMLVQAAGGSRVHFVPRIVHDDPLLASALAGARVFALPSWSEGMPLSALEAASAGASLVLSDRSGERESLGPLARYCDPSDWRDIRRAVLDAWHDRDGGSRARDMRAWIARALTWQHAARDTARAYGTALAARGIDAGGWTPPPRRALEIGSGSAPLPDHEHLDARADLPGVDHVADIRSPLPFPDATFDHVSSRNCLEHVPWREVDSVLREWARILKPHGTLDLWTPDFEYLCRQYLEGRADTHLERALRDDAARALAGYDASAWAMVKMFGGQDYPENFHGAVLDETLVTRLLAAAGFERVTRQEPGWGLRISARRALRPVGLASVPPPDESGAWIPTLLWDGPFFNTTGYAAHSRYLTRALASGGLSVQLCTRDDVPAVRAQMLAPEAPDVERWQRLLRRVSRRDVHVSFYTPTDWSGASVFRQRREEHPGYRAYVGLTHFECDPLPVGWADACAELDELWVPSRFVRDLFLDAGLSPDRIHVLPTGIDAARFDPGRVTPLPIAGRRGFVFLATFDWSLRKGWDVLVEAYARAFTAADDVCLVLRTSSRRKENVTAEIDTLLASIGRTHDEIPPIIMLPDALTDAEMVRLYRAAAVFVLPTRGEGLGLPFMEAMASGVPVIATRWSGHLDFVTDETGWLIDVDAIVPVDAAQAARSPFYRTSQRWAEPSVGHTAALMRQAFDHPEEARRKGAAARASIASTWFPERTARWVRERLQVLAPDADEALRRGRRAEADGQHERALEAYLVAARARRGWHEPVYNRASLLARLNKRPHARRLFESIVETPDTTLRAGVRFHLGELAMQEGLPEVAAPHFHASLATTPDHRAAQAWLALIEARTEEQAGRLEQAIAAYERACSYRAGWTLARYNLASVLARAGRVDDAVLHFARVAREASSADLRSGSHFHLARLMAGRGDIESARRHLALVLGEVPDHAGARALEARLDSQS; the protein is encoded by the coding sequence ATGGGACCAGGCCTGATCGCGCTCTTCGGCGCGGGATCGTTCGGCCGACAGGGATTGGCTGCCCTGGCCGCGGCGGGACTCCGCGCCACCTGCGTCTTCGACAACGACGCCTCCCGGTGGGGCAGCGAGATCGACGGCGTGCCGGTGCGCGAGCCGTCGCGCGAGGCCTTTGCCGACATCGCCGTCGTGTGGTTGACGTCGATGTATGCGCCTGCCATCGCCAGGCAACTGGTCGACCTCGGCATCGCCTCCCGCGTCGTGACCAGCCTCGACCAGGTGCGCGCCGCCGTCGTGCCGACGCAGCCGCGTCCCGCGCCCTCGCCGGCACCACGGCCCCGGCCGACTCCTCGACTCACTCACGCATCCGGTGAGACGGCCGTCGAGATCGTGCTCGCCGACCGCGGCTGGATTCTCGAGCGGTGCGCACGCGAACTCGAGTCGAGACTGTCTTACGCGAGGATCGTCGACGCGCCCACGGGGCGGGCGCGTCTGACCTACTACGTGAATTACTCGGCGATGCCTGCGGCCAGGGGCGGCGCCGGACTGGAGGCCGCATTCTTCACCCACGTCGAAGACGATGTGCCGGCGGCGGCCGATCGCTTCTTCGAGGCGGGCCGTCGCGTCGACGTCGCCCTCTGCATGGCGGCACGATACGCGACGCGCCTGCGTGAGGCGGGAGCGCGAGACGTGCGCCTGGTGACGCCCGGCGTCGACCTCGATCGCTTCCAGCCCCGCGTCCGCATCGGCGTCGCCGGCCGGGCCTACCACACGGGCCGGAAGGGCGAGGCGCTCGTCGCAGCAGTCATGGACGAACCCGGTATCGAATGGCACTTCACCGGAAGCGGCTGGCCTCGACCTGGCCGTCACGTCGCCGACGCGGACCTGCCGGCCTTCTACCGCGAGATGGACTACATCCTCGTGCCGGCACGGTACGAGGGTGGCCCGATGTCGGTGCTCGAGGCACTCGCGAGCGGTGTGGAGGTCATTGCACCCGACGTCGGCTTCGTCGACGAGTACCCGCACATCGCGTACGAGCGCGACGACCCCAATGACCTGCGGCGGGTGCTGCGTGAACTGGTGGGACGACGCCAGGGCCTGCGGCAGTCGGTGGCGCACCGCACCTGGGATGCCTGGGCCGCCGATCACGACCGCATCTTCGGTGAACTGCTGGCGTCGGCGTCACGGCTGGGTCCACCGTCGGCGACGGTGGACGCCGCCGAACCCGCCACGGCGAGCACGCCGCGGCTGCGGGTGCTGCTGGCGCTTCATGCCCCGGAGACGATCGCTCCCACGGGCGGTCCATCGATCCGCGTCCGGCAGATGCAGCAGGCGCTGGCAGGCTTCGGTATTGACGCCGATGTCGCGACCAGCGAATGTCCCCACGTCAACGGGTACGATGTCGTCCACGCGTTCAATGTGTGGGAGCCGGAATCGGCGCGTCTTCAGCTCGCGCACGTCCGTGCGGCGGGCGTCCCCATTGTCTTCTCGCCGATCCTGCTCGACCTGTTCGAGGGCCTCTGGTCGCAGCGGACGATCCTGCCGGTGTTCCGGGCCGGACACACGCCCGATGTCGTCGAACGCGAACTCGCCCGGCTGCACGCCACGCCGATGGACGACCGGCGCGCGCTCGGCGCGGCGCTTTCGCCAGCATGGGAGGCATGGCCTGCGACGGTACGCGAGATCACGAGTCTCGCCGATCACCTGCTGGTGTTGAGCACGCGCGAAATCGACCTGCTCGATCAGTTCGGCGCGTTGACTCGCCCCTGTACACTCGTGCACAACGGGGTCGACCTGGACTGGCGTGCCGACGACGGCGGGGCGGCCTTCCGCGAGCATCTCGGTATCGGTGAATACGTGTTGTGTGTGGGTCGTGTCGAGCCGCGCAAGAACCAGTTGCTTCTGGCCCATGCGCTGCGCGAGACGGGACTCGATCTCGTACTGATCGGCGACACGCCCAAGCCTGACTATCAGATGCTCGTCCAGGCCGCGGGGGGCTCGCGTGTGCATTTCGTGCCGCGGATTGTGCATGACGACCCGCTATTGGCGTCCGCGCTGGCCGGCGCACGGGTGTTTGCGCTTCCGAGCTGGAGCGAGGGCATGCCGCTCTCTGCACTCGAGGCCGCGTCTGCCGGTGCCTCGCTGGTCCTCAGCGATCGGTCCGGGGAACGCGAATCGCTCGGGCCGCTGGCGCGCTATTGCGATCCGTCGGACTGGCGAGACATCCGCCGCGCGGTGCTCGACGCGTGGCACGACCGGGACGGCGGCTCACGAGCCCGCGACATGCGGGCCTGGATCGCCCGCGCCCTCACATGGCAACACGCGGCGCGGGATACCGCACGCGCGTACGGCACGGCGCTGGCGGCTCGAGGCATCGATGCCGGCGGCTGGACGCCGCCACCACGGCGCGCGCTGGAAATCGGCAGTGGCTCCGCGCCGCTCCCGGATCACGAGCACCTCGATGCGCGTGCCGACCTGCCGGGTGTGGACCACGTGGCCGACATCCGCTCGCCGCTCCCGTTCCCGGACGCGACGTTCGACCACGTCTCGTCGCGTAATTGCCTCGAGCACGTGCCGTGGCGTGAGGTGGACTCCGTGCTACGCGAATGGGCGCGCATCCTCAAGCCGCACGGGACGCTCGACCTGTGGACGCCTGACTTCGAGTATCTCTGCCGGCAGTACCTGGAGGGCCGTGCCGACACGCATCTCGAGAGGGCACTGCGCGACGATGCGGCCCGGGCGCTGGCAGGCTACGACGCGTCCGCGTGGGCGATGGTCAAGATGTTCGGTGGCCAGGACTACCCGGAGAACTTCCACGGCGCCGTGCTCGACGAAACGCTCGTGACACGACTGCTCGCCGCCGCGGGCTTCGAACGCGTCACGCGACAAGAGCCGGGCTGGGGACTGCGGATTTCGGCTCGTCGCGCCCTGCGTCCCGTCGGTCTGGCTTCGGTGCCGCCCCCCGACGAGTCGGGCGCCTGGATACCGACGCTGCTCTGGGATGGACCGTTCTTCAACACGACGGGATATGCCGCGCACAGTCGCTACCTGACGCGAGCCCTCGCGTCCGGCGGGCTCTCCGTGCAGTTGTGCACGCGCGACGACGTGCCGGCGGTGCGCGCGCAGATGCTGGCGCCGGAAGCACCTGACGTCGAGCGCTGGCAGCGCCTGCTTCGTCGCGTCAGCCGCCGCGACGTGCACGTCAGTTTCTACACGCCAACCGACTGGTCAGGCGCCAGTGTGTTCCGTCAGCGTCGGGAGGAGCATCCAGGCTACCGCGCGTATGTGGGCCTGACGCATTTCGAGTGCGACCCACTACCTGTCGGCTGGGCTGATGCCTGCGCCGAGCTCGATGAACTCTGGGTGCCCAGCCGGTTCGTGCGCGATCTGTTCCTGGACGCGGGCCTGTCGCCGGATCGTATCCATGTGCTGCCGACAGGCATCGACGCGGCGCGTTTCGATCCGGGCCGCGTCACACCGTTGCCGATCGCGGGTCGACGCGGCTTCGTGTTCCTCGCCACGTTCGACTGGTCCCTCAGGAAGGGTTGGGACGTGCTCGTCGAGGCCTATGCGCGTGCGTTCACCGCAGCTGACGATGTGTGCCTCGTCCTGCGCACGTCGAGCCGCCGCAAAGAGAACGTGACGGCGGAGATCGATACTCTGTTGGCCTCGATCGGCCGGACGCACGACGAGATCCCGCCGATCATCATGCTGCCCGATGCACTCACGGACGCGGAGATGGTGCGGCTCTATCGGGCTGCGGCCGTGTTCGTGCTGCCGACGCGAGGCGAGGGACTCGGCCTGCCCTTCATGGAGGCGATGGCCTCCGGTGTGCCGGTGATCGCGACCCGCTGGAGCGGGCACCTGGACTTCGTCACCGACGAGACCGGGTGGCTCATCGACGTGGACGCCATCGTGCCGGTGGATGCGGCGCAGGCGGCACGTAGCCCGTTCTACCGCACGTCCCAGCGCTGGGCGGAGCCGTCGGTCGGCCATACCGCTGCCCTGATGCGGCAGGCTTTCGATCACCCCGAGGAGGCGCGTCGCAAGGGCGCCGCCGCGCGCGCGTCGATCGCCTCGACATGGTTTCCGGAGCGCACGGCACGCTGGGTCCGGGAGCGACTCCAGGTACTGGCGCCGGATGCAGACGAGGCGCTCAGGCGCGGCCGTCGCGCCGAAGCGGATGGCCAGCACGAGCGCGCCCTGGAGGCGTACCTCGTCGCTGCGCGGGCACGGCGCGGCTGGCACGAGCCTGTCTACAATCGCGCGTCCCTGCTCGCGCGCTTGAACAAGCGCCCGCATGCCCGTCGCCTCTTCGAGTCCATCGTCGAGACACCGGACACAACGCTTCGCGCGGGTGTCCGGTTCCATCTTGGCGAGTTGGCGATGCAGGAAGGATTGCCCGAGGTGGCCGCGCCACATTTTCACGCGTCCCTCGCGACGACGCCGGACCATCGCGCGGCGCAGGCCTGGCTGGCGCTGATCGAGGCCCGGACGGAGGAGCAGGCCGGCAGGTTGGAACAGGCCATCGCCGCGTACGAACGTGCGTGTAGCTACCGCGCTGGCTGGACACTCGCCCGATACAACCTCGCCTCCGTGCTGGCGCGGGCCGGCCGCGTCGACGACGCCGTGCTGCACTTCGCGCGGGTGGCGAGGGAAGCGTCCTCTGCCGACCTGCGCAGCGGCAGCCACTTCCACCTCGCGCGCCTCATGGCGGGGCGAGGTGACATCGAGTCCGCTCGTCGCCACCTGGCGCTTGTGCTCGGCGAAGTGCCGGATCATGCCGGTGCGCGCGCCCTCGAGGCACGTCTCGACTCGCAGTCCTGA